Proteins found in one Gemmatimonadetes bacterium SCN 70-22 genomic segment:
- a CDS encoding threonine synthase: MPPTPRVWQVCDTCGERLPDDAAAPQCPACGGLLAIEHPAPGETVATLRQRFDGRCCMTSPGAMQSGVWRFAEVVHPTAGELVSYPEGNTPLLARPTVQRFARCEGLLLKHEGMNPTGSFKDRGMTVGVTQAKRIGARAVACASTGNTSASLASYAALAGIPALVFVPSGQVALGKLTQTLAYGARTLLVKGDFDACLSLVREASARLGIYLLNSINPWRLEGQKTIVLELLQQLRWAPSEWIALPAGNLGNTAAFGKALREAHAWGLIPRLPRLLAVQAAGASPFARSFREGFATCHRVRAETVATAIKIGAPASYHRAVEAIRLTDGVVTDVSDAEILEAKAVVDAAGVGCEPASAASVAGVRRLRAEGVIAPGDRVVAILTGHVLKDPGILQWYHQEAAPPPASANRPVEIDPSVDAVERLLQDG, encoded by the coding sequence ATGCCCCCCACTCCACGCGTGTGGCAGGTCTGCGACACCTGCGGCGAGCGACTCCCCGACGATGCCGCCGCGCCGCAGTGCCCGGCGTGCGGCGGGCTCCTCGCCATCGAGCACCCGGCTCCTGGCGAGACCGTCGCCACGCTCCGCCAGCGATTCGACGGCCGCTGCTGCATGACGTCGCCAGGCGCAATGCAGTCCGGCGTCTGGCGCTTCGCGGAGGTGGTGCACCCCACCGCGGGAGAGCTGGTGAGCTATCCCGAGGGGAACACCCCCCTCCTCGCGCGCCCCACCGTGCAGCGTTTCGCCCGCTGTGAGGGGCTTCTCCTCAAGCACGAGGGGATGAACCCCACCGGGTCGTTCAAGGACCGGGGGATGACGGTGGGCGTGACGCAGGCCAAGCGGATCGGCGCGCGCGCCGTCGCCTGCGCCTCCACGGGAAACACCTCCGCCTCGCTCGCCTCGTACGCGGCGCTGGCCGGGATTCCCGCCCTGGTCTTCGTCCCTTCGGGTCAGGTCGCCCTCGGCAAGCTGACCCAAACGCTCGCCTATGGTGCGCGGACCCTGCTGGTGAAGGGGGACTTCGACGCCTGCCTCTCCCTCGTGCGCGAGGCGAGCGCCCGGCTCGGGATCTACCTCCTGAACTCGATCAACCCGTGGCGCCTGGAGGGGCAGAAGACCATCGTCCTTGAGCTCCTGCAGCAGCTGCGTTGGGCCCCGTCCGAGTGGATCGCCCTCCCCGCCGGAAACCTGGGCAACACCGCCGCCTTCGGGAAGGCGTTGCGCGAGGCACACGCGTGGGGACTGATCCCCCGCCTCCCCCGCCTCCTCGCCGTCCAGGCGGCCGGGGCCTCCCCCTTCGCGCGAAGTTTTCGTGAAGGCTTCGCCACGTGCCATCGAGTGAGGGCCGAGACCGTTGCAACTGCCATCAAGATCGGCGCCCCGGCCTCGTACCACCGGGCCGTGGAGGCGATCCGCCTGACCGACGGCGTCGTCACCGACGTCTCGGATGCCGAGATCCTCGAGGCCAAGGCGGTGGTGGATGCGGCCGGCGTGGGCTGCGAGCCCGCCAGCGCCGCCAGCGTCGCGGGGGTGAGGCGCCTGCGAGCGGAAGGGGTCATTGCCCCCGGGGACCGGGTGGTCGCCATCCTGACGGGGCACGTGCTGAAGGACCCGGGGATCCTCCAGTGGTACCATCAGGAGGCTGCCCCTCCTCCCGCCAGCGCCAACCGTCCCGTGGAGATCGATCCCTCGGTCGACGCCGTGGAGCGCCTATTGCAGGACGGGTAA